From Medicago truncatula cultivar Jemalong A17 chromosome 7, MtrunA17r5.0-ANR, whole genome shotgun sequence, a single genomic window includes:
- the LOC25498625 gene encoding protein RETICULATA, chloroplastic isoform X1: protein MAGCSSNFGVARVVTVGKETGLGKNVNQYSSFSSLSFRSAMLLNEAAFPSICVNKCGGGLYLSKQKKQTFLTMCMSQPPAESQPAVSTIELSEGGGDTVVGKEQKIFDSESDSKSVGNDSNGVVFDGSGGNGSFGSGGAGDGGDGGSGGGGDDDDKEEGEFGPMLKYDEVLRETEARGVTLPFDMLEAAKTVGIPKLLLLRYLDLEGSFWPLGFAMRSCSILRNRMLADPAFLFKIGSEIVIDSCCATVAEYQKRGKDFWNEFELYVADLLVGTVVNVALVGMLAPYARIGKPSISKGFLGNMQKAYAALPSSVFEAERPGCRFSVQQRLGTYFFKGIMYAGVGFGCGIIGQGIANMIMTAKRNIKTSEDDVPVPPLLKSAALWGVFLGVSSNTRYQVINGLECLVEASPMAKQVPPVALAFTVGVRFANNVYGGMQFVDWARWSGVQ, encoded by the exons ATGGCGGGTTGTTCATCAAATTTCGGGGTGGCTCGAGTTGTAACTGTGGGGAAAGAAACTGGTTTGGGGAAGAATGTAAATCAATATTCAAGTTTTAGTAGTTTGAGTTTCAGGAGTGCGATGTTGTTGAACGAGGCTGCATTTCCATCAATTTGTGTGAACAAGTGTGGTGGTGGATTATATTTGtctaaacaaaagaaacaaacatttttgaccATGTGTATGTCGCAGCCGCCGGCTGAGTCGCAGCCTGCTGTAAGTACTATAGAATTATCGGAAGGGGGAGGTGATACTGTTGTGGGAAAGGAACAGAAAATTTTCGATAGTGAGTCAGATTCCAAGAGTGTTGGAAATGATAGTAATGGAGTTGTGTTTGATGGTAGTGGTGGTAATGGAAGCTTTGGAAGTGGTGGAGCGGGAGATGGGGGTGATGGTGgcagtggtggtggtggtgatgatgacGATAAAGAAGAGGGGGAATTTGGGCCAATGCTAAAATACGATGAGGTATTGAGAGAGACGGAGGCACGTGGTGTTACCCTTCCTTTTGATATGCTGGAGGCTGCTAAGACTGTGGGAATCCCGAAGTTGCTTCTGCTTAGATATTTGGATTTAGAG GGATCTTTTTGGCCCTTAGGATTTGCCATGAGATCATGCTCTATCCTTCGCAATCGAATGCTGGCTGATCCagcatttcttttcaaaattggCTCAGAG ATCGTAATTGATTCTTGTTGTGCCACTGTTGCTGAATATCAAAAGAGAGGCAAAGACTTTTGGAATGAATTTGAGTTGTATGTTGCAGATCTTCTTGTTGGGACAGTTGTTAATGTTGCTTTAGTTGGAATGTTGGCACCTTATGCTCGAATTGGAAAACCATCAATATCTAAGGGATTCCTTGGTAATATGCAGAAAGCTTATGCAGCTTTACCTAGCAG TGTATTTGAAGCTGAAAGACCAGGATGTAGATTTTCTGTGCAGCAGAGACTTGGAACATACTTCTTCAAG GGTATAATGTATGCAGGTGTTGGATTTGGATGTGGTATTATAGGCCAAGGCATTGCAAACATGATCATGACTGCAAAGCG GAACATAAAGACATCAGAGGACGACGTACCTGTACCACCTCTTTTGAAGAGTGCTGCTCTTTGGG GTGTGTTCCTTGGGGTATCTTCAAACACGCGATACCAGGTCATCAATGGACTGGAATGTTTGGTAGAAGCATCGCCAATGGCAAAACAGGTTCCACCAGTTGCTCTGGCTTTCACAGTTGGTGTGCGTTTTGCCAACAATGTTTATGGTGGCATGCAGTTTGTTGACTGGGCTAGGTGGAGTGGAGTACAATAG